From Papilio machaon chromosome 2, ilPapMach1.1, whole genome shotgun sequence, the proteins below share one genomic window:
- the LOC106708983 gene encoding probable elongation factor 1-delta, with translation MSALIHEKIWLDKTTYNDAEKNYYESISKAQNPQGGAALIGNSSLASEVAKARQHIKNSLECMDSVATLAGVPNTELFNKLNNLEKENVDLKKAIDDLRKLVLGLQARVDSLETNAPKSVQPVAPAQSQQVADKEDSDDGVDLFGSDDEEESAEAAKLREERLAAYNAKKAKKPVLIAKSNIILDVKPWDDETDMAEMEKAVRLINTDGLLWGAAKLVPLAFGIHKLQISCVVEDDKVSVDWLVEEIEKIEDFVQSVDIAAFNKV, from the exons atgTCTGCCCTAATTCATGAAAAGATATGGCTGGACAAAACAACCTACAATGATGCTGAGAAGAATTATTACGAATCAATATCTAAG GCTCAAAACCCCCAAGGTGGTGCAGCATTAATTGGGAATTCTTCATTAGCCAGTGAAGTTGCAAAAGCCAGGCAACATATCAAAAACTCCTTAGAATGT ATGGATAGTGTTGCAACATTAGCTGGTGTACCAAACActgaactttttaataaattaaataatttagaaaaagagAATGTCGATTTAAAGAAAGCAATTGATGATTTGCGCAAGTTGGTACTTGGCCTTCAAGCTAGAGTAGACTCCCTGGAAACAAATGCACCCAAAAGCGTACAGCCTGTAGCACCTGCCCAGAGCCAA cAGGTAGCAGACAAGGAGGATTCAGATGATGGTGTCGATTTGTTTGGGTCTGATGATGAAGAGGAAAGTGCAGAAGCTGCAAAACTAAGGGAAGAGCGCTTGGCTGCATACAATGCAAAGAAAGCTAAAA AACCAGTTTTGATTGcaaaatctaatataatattggaTGTCAAACCTTGGGATGATGAAACTGATATGGCGGAAATGGAAAAAGCAGTGAGACTAATTAACACAGATGGTCTGCTTTGGGGAGCCGCAAAACTTGTTCCATTAGCTTTTGGCATTCATAAGTTACAAATTTCTTGCGTTGTGGAAGATGACAAAGTTTCTGTTGATTGGCTTGttgaagaaattgaaaaaattgaagacttt gtTCAGAGTGTTGATATTGCTGCCTTCAATAAAGTTTAA